The Methanoculleus sp. SDB DNA window ATGACCGCACAACTGTTGTGCGACGTGAAGGGGATGTCCGGGTGGACATAGAGCTGGTGGCGCGTCACCCCGCTGATCGGGTAATGGTCCGCAAGCGCTGATGCAATCGAACGCGCCAGCCTTCCGGTTCCGCGTGACTGCAGATTGTCGGTGTCATCGATACTCAGCAGGAATGTCATTCTACTACCTGTACGTAGGGTGTTTGTCGCTCTCGTATCATAAATGTGCTTAATAGCTTTTTTTGTACAGTAAAAGTGATTGACCTCTCTTCCTCATCGCCCGTGGGTATGGCGGTCATTTTCACCCCCCGCCTTCACCGCCTTTTTGCACTGCCTCCGCCCACCCGGTGGGTATGTTCGAGCTGGCCCCGTCGTTCTTCGTTCCCGGGGGAACCTTCTCCCTGCTCATCGCGCCGGATGCGATGCTGCTCGACGCGGTTGAGCGGCAGCTGCGGCGGCGCGAACGGCTCTGGGTGCTGTATGTCTGCGGGAACTACTCGCGGTTTCTCAGCCGCATCGACCGGCAGTGCCCCGACTTCGGGATCCGGCGGGCGTTCACCGTGCACCAGCTCCTGACCATTCTCGGGGAGGCGGACGAACACCTCGTCATCATCGAGCACGACGCCACCCTGTATGACGACGCCCCCGATCTCGCCGGGCAGGTCGCGCATGCGTGCATCGATCTCGCACAGGCTGCGACGGTGATCGTGCTCGCCCGCACCCTCGATCCCGTGCTCCGGACGATGTCGGCACGGGCCGCCCGGGTGGTGTATGTCCGCCCCCCCGATCCCGGGACACCCCCGGCGATGCGGCACCGGCATGCCGGGCCGCAGGGGGCCGGCACCCAGACGACGCTGGAAGGATTCTGAGGTGCACGATGGCGGAATCATGGATATTCGACGTCACCGGTGGTGACTGCGTGGACCTCTGGAGCCGGGAGGGGGGCCGTGTCCGGCACAGGCGCGAGGAATGCCCGCCGTCCTTCTGCCTCTCCCTCCCCGATCCGGATTTGCACTGGGAGATGCTCGCGGAGCTCGGCGACCGGTACGGTGCCGCGGAGTGCACGTTCGAGACCCTTTACGGCCCGGTGGACGGGTACCGTGTCGCGGCGGACAGAAAGGTCGCCGAGGCGATCGAGCGGCAGACGCGGGGGCAGGTCTCGCTCTACAACGTCGACGTGCGGACGGAGCAGCGGTACTTCGCACGGCGGGGTCTCTTTCCCTGTGCCCGGGAGGGCGAATCCCGGTTCTCCCCCGATATCGACAGTCCCTGTGCGGTGACGGAGATCCGCCTGCCGGGGATGCCGTACCGCGATCCGGCCGTCACCGCCGCGAGCGTGGACGGCAGAACCCTGTCCGGAAGCGAACGGACGGTTCTCGCGGACCTCTTCTCCCTCGTGGAGGCGACGGACCCGGACGTGATCCTCGTTCCCCACGCGGATGCGTGGATGCAGGTAATCGCGAAGAAGGCGTCCGGGTACGGCCTTGAGATGCCCTTTTCCCGGAGCGAAAGGTACCGGCGCCTCGGTTCACGGTCCTACTGGAGCTACGGGCGCCGGGAGTTCCGCGAGGCGGCGCTCATCCCCGAGGGGCGCATCCTCATCGACACGGAGGAGAGTTTCGTCTACCGGGAAGGCGGACTTGCCGGCGTCTGCACGGCGGCACGCCTCACCGGCCTCTCGCCGAACCTTACCTCGCGGTTCACGCCCGGAACGCTTGTTTCCTCCTACGAGATCTACGAAGCGGTGCGGCGCGGCATCGCGGTCCCGTTCCGGAAGAGCGATCCCGAGCGGGTCCGCCGGTGCGGTTCGCTCCGGGCGGCGGATCGCGGCGGGATGATGTTTCAGCCCGAACCCGGGGTGTACGGCAGGACGTCGCAGCTTGATTTCACCTCGCTCTACCCGTCTGTCATCGTGCGGTACAACCTCTCCCCCGAGACCATCCGGGATCCGGAACGGCGCGGTTTTCTTGCGGAAGCGCTTGGGCCGCTGCTCGATCTCCGGATTTCGACGAAGCGCCTGAAGAAAGGCGACCCCGCGTATGCCGGGATCGACAGCGTGCTGAAATGGATGCTGGTGACCTGCTTCGGGTATACCGGGTATAAAAACGCAAAGTTCGGGAGCATCGAGATGCACGAGCGCATCACCGGGATATCGCGTGACATCCTGCTTTCCGCGAAAGAGGCCGCGGAGGATATGGGGTTTTCGGTGCTCCACGGCATCGTCGACTGCCTCTGGGTGCAGGGGGAGGGCGTCCGGGCCCTTCAGGAGCGCATCGAGCGCGAATCGGGACTGCCGCTCGAGCGCGAGGACTACACCTGGCTCGTGTTTCTCCCGCAGGCGGACGGCAGCGGCGCCTACAACCGCTACTTCGGGAGGCTTTCCGACGGCACCGTCAAAGTCCGGGGGATCGCCGCCCGCAGGCGCGACGCACCCCCGTATATCGTCGCCATGCAGCGCGACCTCCTTGCGGTGACGGGGGAGGCGGAGACGCCCGCGGAGCTCTCCCTCTGCGAGGAGCGGGTGCGTGCCGTGTACCGCCGGTACCGCGACGGGCTTTCCGGTGCCGATCCCGCCGATCTCGCGATACGCCGGCGCATCAGCCGCACCGACTACCGCCGGGCATGTCTCGAGGCGGCTGCTGTCCGGGCATTCCGGGATCACGGCGTGCCGCCTGTCCCGGGAATGGAGATCGCCTACGTGGTGCGCGATGCGTCGCGGCTGGTGGCGGACCCCGCATGGGATGCGGGTTCCTTCGACCTGTCCTATTACCGGGGCCTTCTGGACCGTGCATGGGAGGAGATCGCGTACGCCTTCCGCCCGCCCTTTCGATGAGGCTAAAGGGCATCACCGCCAATGCACTGCTACGTGAGCGACGAGTATGCCATCCGGCTGGAGCCCGGCTATGCGGCGTGGCGGCTGCGGGATACGATCGGGCAGGTGGCTGCGGTCTATGGCGTCGCACCCGCCCCGGAGGATGGCGCCATTCCGGTCGTTGCCGGGCTGCTCCTCGCACCGGGCAGCACGGAGGAGGATCTCTGCTCCGCGGTTGCCGGCGCCTGCGGGACGCACCGGTGGCTCTCCGTCGTGCTGGAGGGGTGGGTCCGGGACCGGTCGCCGGGCGGCACGACGCTCGGGATCGGGGTGTCGTTCGCCGGGGAGTCGGAACGGTTTCTGCGGGATCTGCGGGCGGCGCTCGATACGGTTGCGTCCGGCGCTCCGGCCGGGCCCGTCGCCGTCCCTGTCGCACGCGTTCCGGACACGGGGCTCATGCGGGAGATCTGGGCGGGGCTCGGGGAGCGTCCGGGCCTGTTCGAGCGCCTGCTCTCTGCGCTGCTCCCCCGCAGGATTGCCCGGCCCCGGCATATCCGCCCCGTGCTCCTGCCGGTCGACATCTGCCGGGTTGCCCTCCTGCGGGACGGTGCGGTGATCCGGACCTTCGACCTGCCGACGGCCTCCTGGCTCTCGCCCGCCGAAGCGGACGACCGCCTGCGGTGGCAGGCAACCCTGCAGACGTACCGCCGCGAGCGGGGCCTCGAACTCACGGCACCCGCCCATGCCTCCGGCCATCAGGTATTCGTGATCAGCGATCTCCACCTCGGCCACGCAAACATCATCCACTACTGCGCCCGGCCGTTCTGTTTTTCCGATACCGACGAAATGGACGCCGTTCTGGCGAACAACTGGACGGCGACCGTGAAGCCCGCGGACCGGGTGTTTTTCGTGGGCGACCTGAGCTACAACCGCCGGGGTGCACCGGTGCGGGACCAGAAAAAACTGCTTTCCGGGCGGGTGACCTTTATTCGCGGGAATCATGACGCCGGCATCGGGGATGCCGTCGATTCTCTCCGCCTGACGTACGGGGGCGTCGATTTCCTGCTGGTCCATGATCCGAAAAAAGCGCCCGATACGTTTGCCGGGTGGACGGTGCACGGGCATACCCACAACAACCGGCTGAAAACGCACCCGTTCTTCGACCCGCACACCCGGCGCATCAACGTCAGTGCCGAAGTCGTCGGCTACCGCCCGGTCTCCCTCGCCCTGCTGGCGGAGATGATCCGCCGGGCGGAGACGACGGGGAACCGCACGCCCGTCATCGTGCGGGATGCGTGCCCCCCGGTGTAACTGTTATATGGTCGGGTGTCGTTGTGTTGTTTCAGACGGGGAGTTTATCGGCGGTGTTTTCGTGCAGGAACAAAGAATGCTGACAGAACCGGAAGGATATGCCCTGCTCGGGCGGTATGGCATTCCGGTACCCCCGCACCGGGTTGTCACCGGCGAAGCGGATGCGGTGTCAGCCGCAGCGGCGGTCGGGTATCCGGTGGTCATCAAGGTCGTCTCCCCCGATATCGTGCATAAGAGCGATGCCGGCGGTGTCGTGACCGGTATCGGCGACGAAAAAACCCTCAGGGAGGCATATGCCGGCATGATGGACCGGATAGCGGCCGCAGCGCCGGATGCTCTCGTGCAGGGCGTTATCGTCGAGCGGCACATGCCTCCGGGACTGGAACTGATTGTCGGGGGGAAGATCGATCCGGCATTCGGCAAGGTGCTGACGTTCGGGCTCGGCGGAACGCTCGTGGAGCTTGTCCGCGACGTGGCCATCCGGGTTCTTCCGCTCGAAGACGGCGACTATGCGGACATGGTGCAGAGCATCCGCGGCTATCCGCTGATCGCCGGATTCCGCGGTGAAGCGCCCCGCGATGAGGCGGCCCTGCTCGATATGCTCTCCCGGATTGCGGAGATGTTCCTCGAACGTGACGATCTGGTCGAATTCGACATCAATCCCCTCGTGCTGTACGAATCGGGGGGATGTGCGGTCGATGCACGGTTCATCACCGGGCCGTGCGGCGACGCGGCATGCGGGGCCGGAACAAAACGGGAAACCGATACGTCGGTCTTTTACCCCTCGTCGATCGCCCTTGTCGGGGCGTCCACCAACCCGAACAAGATCGGGTACGCCGTGTTTCGAAACCTTCTTTCCTTTGACGGCACCGTCTACCCGGTCAACCCGCACGCAGCAACGCTGCTCGGGAGAACGGTCTATCCGTCGCTTGCCGATCTGCCCGAAAAGGTGGATATGGTCGTGATCGCCGTGCCGGCCGCGCTGGTTCCCGGGGTGATCGAGGAGGCCGGCCGGGCGGGCGTGCGCCTTGCGGTCATCATCACCGCCGGATTCAGGGAGACCGGCGGTGAGGGTGCGGTGCTGGAGGCGCAGATCATGGACAACGCCCGCAGGTACGGTGTCCGGGTCATCGGCCCGAACTGCCTCGGCATCATGCTGCCGCACCGCGGGCTGAACGCGACCTTCGATCCCTCGGCGCCCCGTCCCGGCCCCATCGCGTTCATATCCCAGAGCGGCGCCGTCATCACGACGGTCGTCGACTGGAGCCTCGCCGAGGACATCGGCATTTCTGCGGTTATCAGCGTGGGAAACCAGGCGGATCTCGAATTCGAGGACTTTCTGCAGTTTGCAGAGGAGGATCCCGACACCAAAGCGATCATCCTCTACGTGGAGGAGATCAAGAACGGCAGGCAGTTCCTCTCCTTCGCCCGCGCCCTCTCCGGGAGAAAGCCGATCGTCGCCATCAAGTCGGGTTCATCGGCACGGGGGCGGAAGGCCGCGTCATCCCATACCGGATCGCTCGCCGGTTCGTACGAGGTGTACCAGGCGGCGTTCCGGCAGGCAGGCGTGATTTCCGCACATTCGCTCAGGGATGCCTTTGAAGTCGCGGGACTGCTCGCCTCGGAGGGGTATCCCCGGGGATCGCGTGCGGTGATCATCACCAGTGCCGGCGGATTTGCCGTGCTGTCATCCGATTATGCGGAAGAAAACGGGATCGAGTGCATCACCTTTTCGGATGCGATGATTGCCGAATTCGACGCCGTTCTGCCGCCGGGGTGGAGCCGGGGCAATCCGCTGGATATGGTCGGTGATGCCGGCGTCGACCGGTACGCCCGTATCTTCGACATCCTGATCCGGCACCAGGACAGGTGGGATGTCTGTTTTGTCATCTCGGTTCCGTCCGTGACGATCGATGCCGCCCATCTTGCGCAGGAGATTGTCCGGTTTTCGAAAAACACGCACAAGGTGATTGTCGGGTGCCTTCTCGGGGGGGAGGGCATGCGGGTGGGCATCAGAATCCTGCGCACCGCCCATATCCCCAATTTTTCCGAGCTGGAAGATGCGTTCCGGGCGGTCGGAACCGCCCTTGACCGGAAATCATGGGATGCGCCGCAGGGGTAGGCCTCCCCGCTCCCGCTTTTCACAACATTTATCTGTCGGTTTCCCAGACAGAGAGCAGCATGAGCGTTTCTGATCCGCAGGAGGCGTCCGCCGTCTGGGACCGCCGGGGAGACCGCCATTTTGCCGCACGACGGTATGCCGATGCCATCGCCGCCTATGATCGGGCACTGGCAAAGAATCCCCGGTGCCTGCCCGCCCTGAACAAAAAAGGGAACGCCCTGTCGGAACTGGGTCGCCATGACGAAGCGCTCGAGGCATATGATGCGGTGCTTGCCGCGGGGCCTGCGGATCCCCTGCTTGCCGATTGCGCCCTAAAAAACAAGATCCGCACCCTCGTTCTCTTACACCGGGATGACGACGCAATCCGTGCCTGCAGGGCGGCGCTCGAGGACGATCCGGAGAACGCCATGGTGCTGGCCCTGCTCGGAAACCTGTTCGCCGCGAACGGCCGCTCCCGCGAAGCGCTGGAAGCGTATGACCGCGCCGTCGCCGCCGCCCCCGGCTGGGCGGCCCTCCGTGTCAACCGCGGATCCCTGCTGCTCGGGCTCGGGCGCTTCGCGGAAGCGGCGGAGGAGTTCGGCGCGGCGGTCAGCCATGACCCGACGCTCGTCTCCTTCGCGTGCAACATGGCAACCGTGCTTGCCGATCAGGGCGAGGTCACGGCGGCACTGTCACTCTATGATCATATCCTCCGGGTGGTGCCCGATCACGTCATGACGCTCAACAACAAGGGCTGCACTCTCCGGGATATGAAGAGGTACCGCGAAGGGCTTGCCGCGTTTGACGCAGCTCTGGTCATCGATCCGGAGAACATCCTCGTCATCTCGAACCGTTCGGTCCTGCTCCTCCGGAATAGCGAAGAGGAGTCCGGAGACCCCGTCATTCCCCGATGACGAAGTTCATCACGTTTTCGCAGATATCGGCGGAATATTCCCCGACGCGCCGGATGCTGTCGGCAATGTGGACGATGGGAATGGCGACTTCCGGCTCGCAGGAAAGAGCGCTCGTGCTGATCGCATTGCATACGGATTCAAAGGCCCCGAGCAGGGTGATGGTATCGTTTGCGGCGGGTATGTCCCCCTCAAAGAAGACGTTCATACTGCGCCGGAAGAGATCCAGCGAAGCGCTGTTTGTGGTGCTGATCTCACGGACAAACGAGGGATCAATCGAATTTCCGGTAAGAAGTTCGGTGTTTCGGGCAATACGGGTGGCATGGTCCCCGATACGCTCGATAATCCGGCTGACCATAAAATAATGCTGGGCCTGCCGGATTGTGATTCCCATACGCCGTGCCAGATTGGGATCCGTCACGAGCAGGTTGTTCTGCCGTGCAATCAGCCAGTGGAGGCGGTCGACTTCGGTATCGCGCGAGATCACGCTGTCGGCAAGCCCGGTGTCGTGCGTCTCCAGTGCGCCCGCCGCATCTTCCTGCATCCCCCGGACGATGACCGACATGCGGCGGATAGTGCTTTCAAACGGCATCTCTGCCGGATTGAGGAGGTCTTTTATCACAATCGCCGT harbors:
- a CDS encoding DNA polymerase I; the encoded protein is MAESWIFDVTGGDCVDLWSREGGRVRHRREECPPSFCLSLPDPDLHWEMLAELGDRYGAAECTFETLYGPVDGYRVAADRKVAEAIERQTRGQVSLYNVDVRTEQRYFARRGLFPCAREGESRFSPDIDSPCAVTEIRLPGMPYRDPAVTAASVDGRTLSGSERTVLADLFSLVEATDPDVILVPHADAWMQVIAKKASGYGLEMPFSRSERYRRLGSRSYWSYGRREFREAALIPEGRILIDTEESFVYREGGLAGVCTAARLTGLSPNLTSRFTPGTLVSSYEIYEAVRRGIAVPFRKSDPERVRRCGSLRAADRGGMMFQPEPGVYGRTSQLDFTSLYPSVIVRYNLSPETIRDPERRGFLAEALGPLLDLRISTKRLKKGDPAYAGIDSVLKWMLVTCFGYTGYKNAKFGSIEMHERITGISRDILLSAKEAAEDMGFSVLHGIVDCLWVQGEGVRALQERIERESGLPLEREDYTWLVFLPQADGSGAYNRYFGRLSDGTVKVRGIAARRRDAPPYIVAMQRDLLAVTGEAETPAELSLCEERVRAVYRRYRDGLSGADPADLAIRRRISRTDYRRACLEAAAVRAFRDHGVPPVPGMEIAYVVRDASRLVADPAWDAGSFDLSYYRGLLDRAWEEIAYAFRPPFR
- a CDS encoding PhoU family transcriptional regulator translates to MDIRKVQISGGSSYIVSLPKEWVITSKIKKNDPVGVFTQADGTLLITPNISSEPVSRMKDFEISSSTDETFLLRNLISAYIAGYTTIRIRARARLPPFAVLLVRDFTNMAIGQEVVEETETAIVIKDLLNPAEMPFESTIRRMSVIVRGMQEDAAGALETHDTGLADSVISRDTEVDRLHWLIARQNNLLVTDPNLARRMGITIRQAQHYFMVSRIIERIGDHATRIARNTELLTGNSIDPSFVREISTTNSASLDLFRRSMNVFFEGDIPAANDTITLLGAFESVCNAISTSALSCEPEVAIPIVHIADSIRRVGEYSADICENVMNFVIGE
- a CDS encoding CoA-binding protein, whose amino-acid sequence is MLTEPEGYALLGRYGIPVPPHRVVTGEADAVSAAAAVGYPVVIKVVSPDIVHKSDAGGVVTGIGDEKTLREAYAGMMDRIAAAAPDALVQGVIVERHMPPGLELIVGGKIDPAFGKVLTFGLGGTLVELVRDVAIRVLPLEDGDYADMVQSIRGYPLIAGFRGEAPRDEAALLDMLSRIAEMFLERDDLVEFDINPLVLYESGGCAVDARFITGPCGDAACGAGTKRETDTSVFYPSSIALVGASTNPNKIGYAVFRNLLSFDGTVYPVNPHAATLLGRTVYPSLADLPEKVDMVVIAVPAALVPGVIEEAGRAGVRLAVIITAGFRETGGEGAVLEAQIMDNARRYGVRVIGPNCLGIMLPHRGLNATFDPSAPRPGPIAFISQSGAVITTVVDWSLAEDIGISAVISVGNQADLEFEDFLQFAEEDPDTKAIILYVEEIKNGRQFLSFARALSGRKPIVAIKSGSSARGRKAASSHTGSLAGSYEVYQAAFRQAGVISAHSLRDAFEVAGLLASEGYPRGSRAVIITSAGGFAVLSSDYAEENGIECITFSDAMIAEFDAVLPPGWSRGNPLDMVGDAGVDRYARIFDILIRHQDRWDVCFVISVPSVTIDAAHLAQEIVRFSKNTHKVIVGCLLGGEGMRVGIRILRTAHIPNFSELEDAFRAVGTALDRKSWDAPQG